A portion of the Mycobacterium paraseoulense genome contains these proteins:
- a CDS encoding PHB depolymerase family esterase: MSRLTRGLGLAREATREFAMVLPRAVAGLTESAGWAQASPRGLRQFGEVMLDELVLSGFSLLGGSPAVMRPSAGCTDAAGELSALGIDGAHAEPAPLRATSVRRRRIGNLAYERMAFEHDPALPKTLEAEGLGGPARAVVHLCRHTDGPRPWLIWVHGAGQGGTEDLLLTRIGRIHHHLGFNVALPVQPGHGCRRREWPAYPDMDPLGNVAGMMRSVSEIRAVVRWAQPQASAVVVAGVSMGTPVAALISHLERQIDAVALYTPILGLNAMIARHLGRWGSSRDGLRDLLASPEVAKLTSVIDPLRVDPAPPPHRRLIVGAWHDRMAMRDPTVELQERWGGQLYWYDGSHVGHIFSRRVREVTDRFLREVAG, encoded by the coding sequence ATGTCCAGGCTGACCCGCGGTCTGGGCCTGGCCCGGGAGGCGACCCGCGAATTCGCGATGGTGCTGCCCCGCGCGGTGGCCGGGTTGACCGAGTCGGCGGGCTGGGCTCAGGCATCGCCGCGTGGGCTCCGACAGTTCGGCGAGGTCATGCTGGACGAACTTGTGCTGAGCGGCTTTTCGCTGCTCGGCGGGAGCCCGGCGGTGATGCGCCCCTCGGCCGGCTGCACGGACGCGGCAGGGGAGTTGTCCGCCCTGGGCATCGACGGCGCGCACGCGGAACCGGCGCCGCTGCGCGCGACCTCGGTGCGGCGGCGACGCATCGGCAATCTGGCGTATGAGCGGATGGCGTTCGAGCACGATCCGGCGTTGCCGAAAACCCTGGAAGCCGAGGGCCTGGGCGGACCGGCGAGGGCGGTGGTGCACCTGTGCCGGCACACCGACGGCCCGAGACCGTGGCTCATCTGGGTGCACGGCGCCGGTCAGGGCGGCACGGAAGACCTGTTGTTGACCCGCATCGGCCGAATACATCACCACCTGGGATTCAACGTCGCATTGCCGGTGCAGCCCGGTCACGGCTGCCGGCGCCGGGAATGGCCCGCCTACCCCGACATGGATCCGTTGGGCAACGTCGCCGGCATGATGCGCTCGGTGTCGGAGATCCGCGCCGTGGTGCGGTGGGCACAACCACAAGCGAGTGCGGTTGTGGTAGCCGGGGTTTCGATGGGGACCCCGGTCGCGGCGCTGATTTCGCACCTGGAGAGGCAGATCGATGCGGTGGCGCTGTATACGCCAATCCTCGGGCTGAATGCGATGATCGCGCGGCACCTGGGGCGCTGGGGATCGTCGCGGGACGGATTGCGCGACCTGCTGGCCTCCCCGGAGGTCGCGAAGCTGACCTCGGTGATCGATCCGTTGCGGGTGGATCCGGCACCGCCGCCACATCGCCGGCTCATCGTCGGCGCCTGGCACGACCGGATGGCGATGCGCGATCCCACGGTTGAGCTGCAGGAGCGCTGGGGCGGCCAGCTGTACTGGTATGACGGCAGCCACGTCGGGCACATCTTCTCCCGGCGGGTGCGAGAGGTGACCGACCGATTCCTGCGCGAGGTGGCCGGCTGA
- a CDS encoding Rieske 2Fe-2S domain-containing protein, with protein MKVPFTWKVTGWFMVGWSPEFPVGEVRPLHYFGEDLVAYRDASGELHVLEAHCKHLGAHIGHGGKVVGDCVECPFHGWRWGPDGTNRYIPYQPDRPNRALRLRVYPVREQYDCVFIWHQPEGKEPQWQMPDIFKKFPQFETDPAAYYRAYPEFSRRAEREPVHPQIVAENAPDSAHFEYVHHATVTPRVLDYKIVDHEWQFVAGWPDARSDNPEDLALRFHSHLFGLGGAISVFEGAQNHRLIFTCTPVDDECSDLFYSIWWPRLPGDTADVPHGRLRDVIEKQFLSTVFDDLQIWRYQKYVENPALSKVDAKGYMALRKWAKQFYDVPPAVPAPA; from the coding sequence GTGAAAGTGCCCTTCACCTGGAAGGTCACCGGGTGGTTCATGGTCGGATGGTCTCCCGAGTTTCCCGTCGGCGAGGTACGGCCGCTGCACTACTTCGGCGAGGACCTGGTCGCCTATCGCGACGCGTCCGGGGAGTTGCACGTCCTGGAAGCGCACTGCAAACATCTCGGCGCCCACATCGGCCACGGCGGCAAGGTGGTGGGCGACTGCGTCGAGTGCCCGTTTCACGGCTGGCGCTGGGGCCCGGACGGCACCAACCGGTACATCCCCTACCAACCGGACCGGCCCAACCGCGCGCTGCGGCTGCGGGTGTACCCGGTGCGCGAGCAGTACGACTGCGTGTTCATCTGGCACCAGCCGGAAGGCAAGGAGCCGCAGTGGCAGATGCCGGACATCTTCAAGAAGTTTCCGCAGTTCGAGACCGACCCGGCGGCCTACTACCGCGCGTATCCGGAGTTCTCCCGGCGCGCCGAGCGCGAACCGGTGCATCCGCAGATCGTCGCGGAGAACGCCCCCGACAGCGCCCATTTCGAATACGTGCACCACGCCACCGTGACGCCGCGGGTGCTGGACTACAAGATCGTCGACCACGAGTGGCAGTTCGTCGCGGGGTGGCCCGACGCGCGCAGCGACAACCCCGAGGATCTCGCGTTACGGTTCCACAGCCACCTGTTCGGCCTGGGCGGGGCGATCAGCGTGTTCGAGGGAGCACAGAACCATCGGCTGATCTTCACCTGCACTCCGGTCGACGACGAGTGTTCCGACCTCTTCTACTCCATCTGGTGGCCGCGGCTCCCCGGCGACACCGCCGACGTACCGCACGGCAGGCTGCGCGACGTGATCGAAAAGCAGTTCCTGTCCACCGTCTTCGACGATCTGCAGATCTGGCGCTACCAGAAGTACGTCGAAAACCCGGCGCTCTCCAAGGTTGACGCGAAAGGCTATATGGCACTGCGGAAGTGGGCCAAACAGTTCTATGACGTCCCGCCGGCAGTACCCGCGCCGGCATGA
- a CDS encoding cysteine hydrolase, translated as MTANLAEIAAPQHTAIVTQECQGAVIGPDAGLAMLAEEARRVALPNIVRLLPAARAAGVRVVHCLVQRRPDGLGSNHNAKIFAMGHDHVDITPGTPGSAVLPELGPEPGDLTLSRWHGVGPMGGTDLDAVLRNLGVSSIVVVGVSLNIAIPNVVMDAVNAAYRVIVPRDAVAGIPTEYGEAIIANTLSLLATITTTDELLDVWTGR; from the coding sequence ATGACAGCGAACCTTGCCGAAATCGCGGCGCCCCAGCACACCGCGATCGTCACGCAAGAGTGCCAAGGGGCGGTCATCGGTCCCGACGCCGGGTTGGCGATGCTGGCCGAGGAGGCCCGCCGGGTCGCTTTGCCCAACATCGTCCGGCTGTTGCCGGCGGCGCGGGCGGCTGGGGTACGCGTCGTGCACTGCCTGGTGCAGCGACGGCCCGACGGCCTAGGCTCCAACCACAACGCCAAAATCTTCGCCATGGGGCACGATCACGTCGACATCACCCCGGGCACCCCGGGTTCGGCCGTGCTGCCCGAATTGGGCCCCGAGCCAGGGGATCTGACGCTGAGCCGCTGGCACGGCGTCGGGCCGATGGGCGGCACTGACCTGGACGCGGTATTACGAAATCTGGGGGTGTCCAGCATCGTCGTCGTCGGGGTCTCGCTGAACATCGCCATCCCCAACGTCGTCATGGACGCGGTCAACGCCGCCTATCGCGTGATCGTTCCCCGGGACGCCGTAGCCGGCATACCCACCGAGTACGGAGAGGCCATCATCGCCAACACCCTGTCGCTGCTCGCGACCATCACCACCACCGACGAGTTGCTCGACGTCTGGACGGGGCGATGA
- a CDS encoding PaaI family thioesterase, with protein sequence MTDTAGVRGGVPEVKPVEDAPEELGPFVAALRRLQDLTVSTNPDPAFWAAATVHLQNACALLDGHQVPETESVAGRVLSLPGLAHPLMPPWMVTESGPDGVSMAGHFTTSHIGGNRAVHGGMIPLFYDWLLGMVVSTAGIRPTRTAYLHVDYRNITPIDEPLAAHGRITDVEGRKIFISATMTAADGTLLTEANGLMVRLLPHQP encoded by the coding sequence ATGACCGACACCGCAGGAGTTCGCGGCGGAGTCCCGGAGGTCAAACCCGTCGAGGATGCCCCCGAAGAACTGGGTCCGTTCGTCGCCGCGCTGCGCCGCCTGCAGGACCTGACCGTGTCCACCAATCCGGACCCCGCGTTTTGGGCCGCCGCGACCGTGCACCTGCAGAACGCTTGCGCTCTGCTGGACGGCCACCAGGTTCCGGAGACCGAGTCGGTAGCCGGCCGAGTGCTGAGCCTGCCCGGGTTGGCCCATCCCTTGATGCCGCCGTGGATGGTGACTGAGTCGGGCCCCGACGGTGTGAGCATGGCCGGTCATTTCACCACCTCACACATAGGCGGGAACCGGGCCGTGCACGGCGGGATGATCCCGCTCTTTTACGACTGGCTACTCGGCATGGTCGTGTCCACCGCGGGCATCCGGCCGACCCGCACGGCCTACCTCCACGTCGACTACCGGAACATCACCCCAATCGACGAGCCGCTGGCCGCCCACGGCCGCATCACCGACGTCGAGGGCAGGAAGATCTTCATCTCGGCTACGATGACGGCCGCTGACGGCACGCTGCTCACCGAAGCCAACGGCCTGATGGTCCGACTGCTCCCCCACCAGCCTTGA
- a CDS encoding acyl-CoA synthetase — MSHTATQFTVPAVAAAVAAAIPDRELLIQGERRHTYAQVIERSHRLAAYLRSRGLGCHTERSALPGHEAGQDLLGIYAYNGNEFVEGLLGSFQARVAPFNVNFRYVKSELQYLLADSGATALIYHAAFAPRVAEILPDLPQLRVLIQIADDSGNDLIYGAVDYEKALVSCAPEPPPVRHSPDDLYVLYTGGTTGMPKGVLWRQHDIFMTSFGGRNLMTGEPFGSVEEIATGVLAGPGTKLMILPPLMHGAAQWSVMTAITTGQSVVFPSVVDRLDADDVVRTVERERVSVVTVVGDAMARPLIAAIEKGIADVSSLAVVANGGALLTPFVKQRLIEVLPNAVVVDGVGSSETGAQMHHMSTSGAVSTGTFNAGPDTFVAAEDLSAILEPGHDGMGWLAQRGYVPLGYKGDAAKTAKTFPVIDGVRYAIPGDRARHRADGSIELLGRDSVTINSGGEKIFVEEVETAIASHPAVADVVVAGRPSERWGQEVVAVVALAQGVHADAEELVAHAGQSLARYKLPKAIVFRAAIERSPSGKADYRWAREQAVNG, encoded by the coding sequence ATGTCGCACACAGCAACACAATTCACGGTGCCTGCCGTCGCGGCGGCCGTCGCGGCCGCCATCCCCGATCGGGAGCTGCTGATCCAGGGCGAACGGCGCCACACCTACGCCCAGGTGATCGAGCGGTCGCACCGCCTCGCCGCGTACCTGCGTTCCCGTGGTTTGGGCTGCCACACCGAACGCTCCGCGCTCCCCGGCCATGAGGCCGGTCAGGACCTACTCGGCATCTACGCCTACAACGGGAACGAATTCGTCGAGGGATTATTGGGCTCCTTCCAGGCCCGGGTCGCCCCCTTCAACGTCAACTTCCGCTACGTCAAGAGCGAGCTGCAATATCTGTTGGCGGATTCGGGGGCAACCGCGCTGATCTACCATGCCGCGTTCGCGCCCCGGGTGGCCGAAATACTGCCGGACCTCCCGCAGCTGCGGGTGCTGATTCAGATCGCCGACGATTCGGGCAACGACTTGATCTACGGCGCAGTCGATTACGAGAAGGCGCTCGTGTCCTGCGCACCCGAGCCACCACCGGTGCGGCATTCACCGGACGATCTGTACGTCCTGTACACCGGCGGCACGACGGGAATGCCGAAAGGCGTGCTGTGGCGTCAGCACGACATCTTCATGACGTCCTTCGGCGGGCGCAACCTGATGACCGGCGAGCCGTTCGGGTCCGTCGAGGAGATCGCGACGGGTGTTCTCGCGGGCCCCGGCACCAAGCTGATGATCCTGCCGCCGCTGATGCACGGCGCGGCCCAGTGGAGTGTGATGACGGCGATCACGACCGGGCAATCCGTCGTCTTCCCGTCGGTCGTCGACCGCCTGGACGCCGACGACGTCGTCCGCACCGTAGAGCGCGAGCGGGTGAGCGTGGTGACCGTGGTCGGCGACGCGATGGCCCGCCCGTTGATCGCCGCCATCGAGAAGGGGATCGCGGACGTGTCGTCACTGGCCGTGGTCGCCAACGGGGGCGCGTTGCTCACTCCGTTCGTCAAGCAACGGTTGATCGAGGTCCTGCCGAACGCGGTCGTGGTCGACGGCGTCGGATCCTCGGAGACGGGCGCTCAGATGCACCACATGTCCACCTCGGGGGCGGTGTCGACCGGCACTTTCAACGCCGGACCGGACACGTTCGTGGCGGCCGAGGATCTGAGCGCCATCCTGGAACCGGGTCATGACGGGATGGGCTGGTTGGCGCAGCGGGGTTACGTTCCGCTTGGCTACAAGGGCGATGCGGCCAAGACGGCCAAGACATTTCCCGTCATCGACGGGGTGCGGTATGCGATTCCCGGTGATCGGGCACGTCACCGCGCCGACGGCAGCATCGAACTGCTGGGCCGCGATTCGGTGACGATCAACTCGGGCGGCGAGAAGATCTTCGTCGAGGAGGTCGAGACCGCGATCGCGTCGCATCCTGCGGTGGCCGACGTGGTGGTCGCCGGGCGGCCCAGCGAACGATGGGGCCAGGAGGTGGTCGCCGTGGTCGCGCTGGCGCAGGGCGTCCACGCCGACGCCGAGGAGTTGGTCGCACACGCCGGGCAATCGTTGGCTCGATACAAGCTTCCCAAGGCGATCGTGTTCCGCGCGGCGATCGAGCGCAGCCCGTCGGGCAAGGCCGATTATCGGTGGGCGCGCGAGCAGGCGGTGAACGGCTGA
- a CDS encoding cytochrome P450, whose protein sequence is MPTNVHAAAGADGQTVSLRDPYPFFARKRRESGVFRGTVMDYSKTPESLMPKREYSAVSFGAVNTVFRDGRIFSSAPYDKTIGLFMGPTILAMEGKKHRDHRNLVSAAFKSKALARWENTIVRPICNALIDDFIDAGQADLVRNFTFEFPTRVIAQLLGLPADDLPTFRQRAVQLISYHVDYEHAFEASAALKEYFVEQIEQRKSHPTQDIIGDLVNAEIDGEKLSDEAIYSFLRLLLPAGLETTYRSSGNLLYLLLTHPDQFAAVQADRALLPQAIEEGLRFETPLTTVQRFTTEDTELEGVAIPARSVVGVCIGAANRDERRWERPEEFDIFRTHLPHISFAAGEHTCLGLHLARLETRVAVECLLDRVTDVRLLTDDDPHIHGQPFRSPTALPVTFAAK, encoded by the coding sequence GTGCCGACCAACGTTCACGCCGCCGCCGGTGCCGACGGCCAGACCGTCAGCCTGCGTGATCCGTACCCGTTCTTCGCCCGCAAACGCCGCGAATCCGGGGTCTTCCGCGGGACGGTGATGGACTACTCCAAGACGCCCGAGTCGCTGATGCCCAAGCGCGAGTACTCCGCGGTGTCCTTCGGCGCGGTGAACACGGTGTTTCGGGACGGCCGGATTTTCAGCTCCGCGCCGTATGACAAGACGATCGGCCTGTTCATGGGGCCGACCATCCTGGCGATGGAGGGTAAGAAGCATCGCGACCATCGCAACCTGGTGTCCGCGGCGTTCAAGTCCAAGGCGTTGGCCCGCTGGGAGAACACCATCGTGCGGCCGATCTGCAACGCGCTGATCGACGACTTCATCGACGCCGGCCAAGCCGACCTGGTCCGCAATTTCACCTTCGAATTTCCCACCCGCGTCATCGCGCAGCTGCTGGGGCTGCCCGCCGACGACCTGCCGACGTTTCGCCAGCGCGCCGTGCAGCTGATCAGCTACCACGTCGACTACGAGCACGCCTTCGAGGCGTCTGCGGCGCTCAAGGAATACTTCGTCGAGCAGATCGAACAGCGCAAGTCCCACCCCACGCAGGACATCATCGGTGACCTGGTCAACGCGGAGATCGACGGCGAAAAGCTAAGCGACGAAGCGATTTACTCCTTCCTGCGGTTGCTGCTGCCGGCCGGGCTGGAGACCACCTACCGATCGTCGGGCAACCTGCTGTATCTGCTGCTCACCCACCCGGACCAGTTCGCCGCGGTCCAGGCCGACCGCGCGCTCCTGCCGCAGGCGATCGAGGAAGGGCTGCGCTTCGAGACGCCGCTGACCACGGTGCAGCGATTCACCACCGAGGACACCGAGCTGGAGGGCGTCGCGATCCCGGCGCGTTCGGTCGTCGGGGTGTGCATCGGAGCCGCGAACCGCGACGAACGCCGCTGGGAGCGTCCGGAGGAATTCGACATCTTTCGCACGCACCTGCCGCACATCTCCTTCGCCGCCGGCGAGCACACGTGCCTCGGCCTGCACCTGGCGCGGCTGGAAACCCGCGTCGCGGTCGAGTGCCTGCTGGACCGGGTGACCGACGTCAGGTTGCTGACCGACGACGACCCGCACATCCACGGCCAGCCATTCCGTTCACCGACGGCGCTTCCCGTGACGTTCGCCGCGAAGTAG
- a CDS encoding CaiB/BaiF CoA transferase family protein, with product MSGFRVLELAQFTFVPAAGAILADWGADVIKVEHPLRGDTQRGFINMGGIQLDPERHPLMEHPNRGKRSVGIDVSTPGGQEVIYELAKTSDVFLTNYMPAQRRKHKFDVEHIRAVNPNIVYARGSAYGDKGAERDVGGYDGTAFWTRSGIGYALTPEQLGGALGQGIPAFGDSIGGMFIAGGISAALLHRERTGEALELDVSLLSTAWWAAGASVTQGMETGQVMRTPMPGSATAMSVNPFMGNYETSDGGTINLCIISPTGLIRDTFEHLGIPEAADDPRFSDVLPLIQNAGAAAELIAEAFAGKPFDYWRQHLKTMKGQWAPFQSLLDLVNDEQALANDMVSEVELASGGKPFRVVRGPVQFNHEPLVTTRAPQASEHTEIVLMELGMDWDRIEELKDSGAIA from the coding sequence ATGTCGGGCTTCCGGGTCCTGGAACTTGCCCAATTCACGTTCGTCCCGGCGGCGGGAGCCATCCTGGCCGATTGGGGCGCCGACGTCATCAAGGTCGAGCACCCGCTGCGCGGCGACACCCAGCGCGGCTTCATCAATATGGGTGGCATCCAGCTTGATCCGGAGCGGCACCCGCTGATGGAACATCCCAACCGCGGCAAGCGCAGCGTCGGGATCGACGTTTCAACGCCGGGCGGTCAGGAAGTGATCTACGAACTGGCCAAGACCTCCGATGTGTTCCTCACCAACTACATGCCGGCGCAGCGGCGAAAGCACAAGTTCGACGTGGAGCACATCCGCGCGGTGAACCCGAACATCGTGTACGCGCGCGGTTCGGCGTACGGCGACAAGGGCGCCGAGCGTGACGTGGGTGGCTATGACGGGACGGCGTTCTGGACGCGCAGCGGCATCGGCTACGCGCTGACGCCAGAGCAGCTGGGTGGCGCACTGGGGCAAGGCATTCCGGCATTCGGCGACTCCATCGGCGGCATGTTCATCGCCGGCGGCATTTCGGCGGCGTTGCTGCATCGCGAGCGCACCGGCGAAGCCCTCGAGCTCGACGTGTCGCTGCTGAGCACGGCGTGGTGGGCGGCGGGGGCGAGCGTGACGCAGGGCATGGAGACCGGACAGGTGATGCGCACTCCCATGCCGGGTTCGGCCACCGCGATGTCGGTGAACCCCTTCATGGGCAACTACGAAACCTCCGACGGCGGCACCATCAACCTGTGCATCATCAGCCCGACCGGCTTGATCCGCGACACGTTCGAGCATCTCGGCATCCCCGAGGCGGCCGACGATCCCCGCTTCTCCGACGTGCTGCCGCTGATCCAGAACGCCGGCGCGGCCGCGGAGCTGATCGCAGAGGCCTTCGCCGGCAAGCCCTTCGACTATTGGCGACAGCACCTGAAGACCATGAAGGGTCAGTGGGCGCCGTTCCAGAGCCTCCTCGACCTGGTCAACGACGAGCAAGCCCTGGCCAACGACATGGTCAGCGAGGTCGAGCTCGCCAGCGGCGGAAAGCCTTTCCGCGTGGTGCGCGGTCCGGTGCAGTTCAACCACGAGCCCCTGGTGACCACCCGGGCGCCCCAGGCCTCCGAGCACACCGAGATCGTGCTGATGGAGCTGGGCATGGATTGGGACCGCATCGAGGAACTGAAGGACTCGGGAGCCATTGCGTGA
- a CDS encoding thiolase family protein, with amino-acid sequence MNDVAIIGVGLHPFGRFEGKSAMEMAADAIQFAIADAGIEWQDIEAATGGSWTVANPDAIVAMVGLSGIPFTNVFNACATAASAAKACADGIRLGDYDIGIAIGLDKHPRGAFTEDPALVGMPRWYAENGQYLTTKFFGMKANRYLHDYDISQQTLAKVAAKNFRNGALNPNAFRRKPISEDDILSSAMLNYPLTQYMFCAPDEGAAAVVMCRADIAHRYTGTPIFLRAVEVRTRRYGAYEVNTTFAPVDEDVSPTVYASRAAFEKAGVAPQDVDVIQLQDTDAGAEIIHMAECGFCADGEQEKLLADGATEIGGSMPINTDGGLIANGEPIGASGLRQIHELVRQLRGEAGDRQVAGAPRVGFAQLYGAPGTAAATILTT; translated from the coding sequence ATGAATGACGTGGCGATCATCGGGGTCGGCCTGCACCCGTTCGGCCGCTTCGAGGGCAAGTCCGCGATGGAAATGGCCGCGGACGCCATCCAATTCGCGATAGCCGACGCCGGCATCGAATGGCAGGACATTGAGGCCGCCACGGGCGGCAGCTGGACGGTGGCGAATCCCGACGCGATCGTGGCCATGGTCGGGCTGTCGGGCATCCCGTTCACCAACGTGTTCAACGCATGCGCGACCGCGGCCAGCGCCGCCAAGGCCTGTGCCGATGGTATCCGGTTGGGCGACTATGACATCGGGATCGCCATCGGCCTGGACAAGCACCCGCGCGGTGCCTTCACCGAAGACCCGGCCCTGGTGGGGATGCCGCGCTGGTATGCCGAGAACGGGCAGTACCTGACGACCAAGTTCTTCGGCATGAAGGCCAACCGGTACCTGCACGACTACGACATCTCACAGCAGACACTGGCCAAGGTGGCCGCCAAGAACTTTCGCAACGGGGCATTGAACCCGAATGCCTTTCGCCGCAAGCCGATCTCCGAAGACGACATCCTCAGCTCGGCGATGCTGAATTACCCGCTCACGCAGTACATGTTCTGCGCGCCCGACGAGGGTGCCGCCGCGGTCGTGATGTGCCGCGCCGACATCGCGCACCGCTACACCGGCACGCCGATCTTCTTGCGGGCGGTCGAGGTGCGCACCCGCCGCTATGGCGCCTACGAGGTCAACACGACCTTCGCCCCGGTCGACGAGGACGTCTCCCCGACCGTGTACGCCTCCCGCGCCGCGTTCGAGAAGGCGGGGGTGGCGCCGCAGGACGTCGACGTCATCCAGCTGCAGGACACGGACGCCGGCGCGGAGATCATCCACATGGCCGAGTGCGGGTTCTGCGCCGACGGAGAGCAGGAAAAGCTCCTGGCCGACGGCGCCACCGAGATCGGCGGTTCGATGCCGATCAACACCGACGGCGGGCTCATCGCGAACGGCGAGCCGATCGGGGCGTCGGGCCTGCGCCAGATTCACGAACTGGTGCGCCAACTTCGCGGCGAGGCCGGCGATCGCCAGGTGGCCGGCGCGCCGCGCGTCGGGTTCGCGCAACTCTACGGGGCGCCGGGCACGGCCGCGGCGACGATCCTGACGACCTGA
- the trxA gene encoding thioredoxin, whose translation MTVQTLTAADFESTVLASPIVLVDFWAPWCGPCRAFAPVFERSSQSHPDIVYAKVDTDAERELAATVGIRSVPTIMAFREGILIYSQPGAMSPAVLDDLIDQVKGLDMEKVRAKIAERKAAVEA comes from the coding sequence ATGACCGTCCAGACACTGACCGCCGCCGACTTCGAGTCGACGGTCCTCGCGAGTCCGATCGTGCTCGTTGACTTCTGGGCCCCGTGGTGTGGGCCATGCCGGGCTTTCGCGCCGGTCTTCGAGCGGTCCTCGCAGAGCCACCCGGATATCGTGTACGCCAAGGTGGACACCGACGCCGAGCGCGAACTGGCTGCGACTGTGGGCATCCGCTCGGTGCCGACAATCATGGCGTTCCGCGAGGGCATCCTCATTTACAGCCAGCCGGGAGCGATGTCACCAGCCGTGCTGGACGACTTGATCGACCAGGTCAAGGGTCTTGACATGGAGAAGGTGCGCGCCAAGATCGCCGAGCGCAAAGCTGCTGTGGAGGCGTAG
- a CDS encoding carboxymuconolactone decarboxylase family protein, producing MTEHTHYQQVLDDLNPQHRALRKMIPDVYRGFAEMSNGALTSGALDKKFKELIAMAIGVVAGCDGCIASHAQGAARAGASKEEAAEAIGVSILMHGGPATIYGARAYSAFCEFADSAADPASGSTQ from the coding sequence ATGACAGAGCACACTCACTACCAACAGGTGCTGGACGACCTCAACCCCCAGCACCGCGCCCTGCGCAAGATGATCCCCGACGTGTACCGGGGTTTCGCCGAGATGAGCAACGGCGCACTGACCTCGGGCGCCCTGGACAAGAAGTTCAAGGAACTGATCGCGATGGCGATCGGGGTCGTCGCCGGATGTGACGGCTGCATCGCCTCGCACGCCCAAGGGGCGGCCCGTGCCGGAGCATCCAAGGAAGAGGCCGCCGAGGCGATCGGCGTCAGCATCCTCATGCATGGTGGGCCGGCCACGATCTACGGTGCGCGCGCCTACAGCGCCTTCTGCGAATTCGCCGACAGCGCCGCCGATCCCGCCTCCGGATCGACTCAATAG